A genome region from Arachis duranensis cultivar V14167 chromosome 8, aradu.V14167.gnm2.J7QH, whole genome shotgun sequence includes the following:
- the LOC107463402 gene encoding ribonuclease TUDOR 1, with protein MASAAAGPGWFRGRVKAVPSGDCLVIVALSSSKPGRLPEKTLTLSSLIAPRLARRGGVDEPFAWESREFLRKLCIGKEVIFKVDYTVPSIGREFGSVMLGDKNVSLLVVSQGWAKVREQGQQKGEASPYLAELLQLEEQAKQEGLGRWSKVPGAAEASIRNLPPSALGGDDSKFNAMALLDAKKGVPMEAIVEQVRDGSTLRIYLLPEFQFVQVFVAGIQAPQMGRRAPSESVVESELTTDDTNGNGDAAGETRAPLTSAQRLAASASIETSADPFAHEAKFFTEMRVLNRDVRIVLEGVDKYKNLIGSVYYSDGDSAKDLALELVENGYAKYVEWSANMMEEEAKRKLKNAELQAKKSRLRCWTNYVPPVTNSKAIHDQNFTGKVVEVVSGDCIIVADDSIPYGSPLAERRVNLSSIRCPKMGNPRRDEKPAAYAREAKEFLRTRLIGKQVNVQMEYSRKIAPTDGSAPSGGADNRVMDFGSVFLLSNAKPGGGDDAPSSAPPTASQQTGVNVAELVVARGFGTVIRHRDFEERSNYYDVLLAAEARATSSKKGIHSNKDSPVMHITDLTTSSSKKARDFLPFXXXXXXXXXXXXXXXVVEYVLSGHRFKLLIPKETCSIAFSFSGVRCPGRGEPYSEEAIALMRRKIMQRDVEIEVETVDRTGTFLGSLWESRTNVALTLLEAGLAKLQTSFGGDRIPDFHLLEQAEQSAKKKKLKIWENYVEGEEVSNGATPVENKQQEVLKVIVTEVLGGGKFYVQTVGDQKIASIQQQLASLNLKDAPVVGAFNPKKGDIVLCHFLADDSWYRAMVVNTPRGPVESPKDKFEVFYIDYGNQEEVTFSQLRPLDPSVSSAPGLAQLCSLAYIKVPNLEEDFGQEAAEYLSELTLSSGKEFRAKVEDKDISGGKTKGQGTGSVLAVTLVAVDAEISVNAAMLEVLSRWDKKDRQLALDNLEQFQSEAKTSRHGIWQYGDIQSDDEDSAPPPRKAGGRR; from the exons ATGGCGTCAGCAGCAGCTGGACCGGGTTGGTTCAGGGGAAGGGTGAAAGCAGTTCCTTCGGGGGACTGTTTGGTCATTGTGGCCTTGTCAAGCTCTAAGCCTGGTCGCCTTCCTGAGAAGACTCTCACTTTATCATCTCTCATTGCTCCTAGActg GCACGTAGAGGTGGTGTGGATGAGCCGTTTGCGTGGGAAAGTAGAGAGTTTCTGAGGAAGCTCTGCATTGGGAAG GAGGTGATCTTCAAAGTTGATTACACTGTGCCTTCAATAGGTAGAGAGTTTGGGAGTGTTATGCTTGGTGACAAGAATGTTTCACTGCTGGTTGTTTCTCAAGGATGGGCAAAG GTCAGAGAGCAGGGGCAACAGAAAGGAGAGGCGAGTCCCTACCTCGCAGAGCTGTTACAGTTGGAAGAACAAGCTAAACAAGAAGGTCTTGGTCGTTGGAGCAAG GTTCCTGGCGCTGCTGAGGCATCCATCAGAAATCTTCCACCTTCCGCCCTTGGAGGGGATGATAGTAAGTTCAATGCTATGGCTTTGTTAGATGCTAAAAAGGGAGTACCTATGGAAGCAATTGTTGAGCAGGTTCGTGATGGGAGTACCCTCAGGATATATTTGCTCCCAGAATTTCAGTTTGTACAAGTTTTTGTTGCTGGAATTCAG GCCCCACAAATGGGAAGGAGAGCTCCATCTGAAAGTGTTGTTGAATCAGAGTTGACAACTGATGACACTAATGGTAATGGAGATGCTGCAGGGGAAACTCGAGCCCCACTTACCTCTGCCCAAAGGCTTGCAGCTTCTGCATCCATTGAAACTTCTGCTGATCCTTTTGCACATGAAGCTAAATTTTTTACTGAGATGCGGGTGTTGAATCGAGAT GTTCGCATTGTCCTGGAAGGTGTCGATAAGTACAAAAATTTGATTGGGTCAGTGTATTATTCTGATGGTGATTCAGCAAAGGACCTGGCATTGGAGCTTGTGGAAAAT GGTTATGCCAAATATGTTGAGTGGAGTGCTAATATGATGGAAGAGGAGGCAAAGCGAAAGTTGAAGAATGCAGAGCTCCAGGCAAAGAAGAGCAGGTTAAGGTGTTGGACTAACTACGTTCCTCCCGTTACAAATTCAAAGGCAATTCATGACCAGAACTTTACTGGAAAG GTGGTGGAGGTTGTGAGTGGGGACTGCATCATTGTTGCTGATGATTCCATTCCATATGGTAGTCCTCTAGCTGAAAGGAGAGTTAACCTTTCAAGTATTAGGTGTCCAAAAATGGGCAATCCTCGTCGGGATGAAAAGCCAGCTGCCTATGCCCGCGAAgcaaaggagttcttgagaacACGTCTCATTGGAAAACAA GTGAATGTTCAAATGGAGTATTCTAGAAAGATTGCTCCCACAGATGGATCTGCACCATCTGGGGGTGCTGATAACAGGGTGATGGATTTCGGATCAGTCTTCCTGTTGTCCAATGCAAAGcctggtggtggtgatgatgCCCCTTCATCTGCTCCACCTACTGCAAGTCAACAAACGGGGGTGAATGTTGCTGAGTTGGTAGTTGCACGTGGCTTCGGAACTGTCATTAGACATCGCGATTTTGAAGAAAGATCAAATTACTATGATGTTCTTCTTGCTGCTGAAGCACGGGCCACTTCTTCAAAGAAAGGGATCCATTCTAACAAAGATTCTCCAGTGATGCATATAACTGATTTGACCACG TCGTCATCCAAGAAAGCCAGAGACTTCTTGCCTTTCCNNNNNNNNNNNNNNNNNNNNNNNNNNNNNNNNNNNNNNNNNNNTGTTGTGGAATATGTACTCAGTGGACACCGATTCAAATTGTTGATTCCAAAAGAAACTTGTAGTATTGCGTTTTCATTCTCTGGTGTCAGATGTCCTGGACGTGGTGAGCCATATTCAGAAGAGGCAATTGCCTTGATGAGGCGGAAGATAATGCAGAGAGATGTTGAG ATTGAGGTCGAAACTGTTGATAGAACTGGAACATTCTTGGGGTCTTTATGGGAGTCCAGGACCAATGTGGCTTTGACGCTACTTGAAGCTGGACTAGCAAAACTTCAAACTTCATTTGGAGGTGACAGAATTCCTGATTTTCACCTTCTGGAGCAAGCTGAACAATCTGCTAAGAAGAAAAAGCTTAAA ATCTGGGAGAATTATGTTGAAGGGGAAGAAGTATCTAATGGTGCGACACCTGTTGAAAACAAACAACAGGAAGTGCTTAAG GTTATTGTCACAGAAGTCTTGGGTGGTGGCAAATTCTATGTACAAACTGTTGGAGATCAAAAGATAGCATCCATTCAGCAGCAGCTTGCATCTTTGAACCTTAAGGATGCTCCAGTGGTCGGTGCTTTCAATCCCAAGAAGGGTGACATAGTCCTTTGTCATTTTCTTGCCGATGACTCTTGGTATCGAGCAATG GTTGTCAATACACCTCGGGGACCAGTTGAATCTCCAAAGGACAAATTTGAGGTGTTTTACATTGATTATGGTAACCAAGAAGAAGTAACATTCAGTCAGTTACGACCTCTTGATCCATCTGTTTCTTCTGCACCCGGTCTTGCTCAATTGTGCAGCCTTGCATACATTAAGGTTCCAAACTTGGAAGAGGATTTCGGCCAAGAAGCAGCCGAATATTTGAGCGAACTCACTTTGAGCAGTGGAAAAGAGTTCAGGGCCAAGGTTGAAGACAAAGATATTTCTGGTGGAAAAACTAAAGGTCAGGGTACCGGATCAGTCCTCGCAGTTACACTAGTTGCCGTGGACGCCGAGATCAGTGTTAATGCTGCTATGCTAGaggtttt AAGCAGGTGGGACAAAAAAGATAGGCAGCTAGCCCTTGATAATTTGGAGCAGTTCCAGAGTGAAGCGAAGACTAGCCGTCACGGAATTTGGCAGTATGGAGACATTCAATCTGACGATGAAGACTCCGCTCCTCCTCCAAGAAAGGCCGGCGGCCGGAGATAA